Proteins encoded within one genomic window of Oncorhynchus tshawytscha isolate Ot180627B linkage group LG02, Otsh_v2.0, whole genome shotgun sequence:
- the tefm gene encoding transcription elongation factor, mitochondrial, with protein MWVARRFMSLIARRGQYGLFYQPQGSLPKLEFRYLNCTCCWRSRIPVAGFETLNDTLSSSTTPCDDNKSLDAYYTSEQRGVILQLLNNAAESELAAVKLLRGRKSVNIVEYRTRNGPFKNLESVTNVPLLKHKSAVIVFNSILNPPEKKEKRKVKIQLAKFIRPEVERTWLEEANSIVSIVCGVNKIAWAHMDRGMNVLEWKHEDCHNFLKGTYMASAYLDDISSVVSHLPTADFFVVEKTSISLQNTALYPVMAHMRTVEAMLFALLEPRYTQPDNTAPPKVLNMMRTAVGRHFGLMVGDSRTSGAQAMQQMMTESVTQKIPRVTFPHNLLVKYRNSFQMGGRSRGEELCDAMLQAVAFYELLSESS; from the exons ATGTGGGTTGCAAGGCGATTTATGTCTTTAATCGCCCGGAGAG GGCAGTATGGCTTATTCTACCAACCCCAGGGCTCACTCCCCAAACTAGAATTCCGGTATCTCAACTGCACGTGCTGCTGGAGGAGTCGGATCCCAGTCGCAGGCTTTGAAACCCTTAATGACACCCTCTCTTCATCTACTACTCCTTGCGACGACAACAAGTCACTGGACGCATACTACACGTCAGAGCAGCGAGGTGTCATTTTGCAGCTCCTCAACAATGCGGCAGAGTCGGAGCTTGCTGCTGTCAAGCTCCTTCGTGGCCGCAAGTCTGTCAACATTGTGGAATACAGGACTAGAAATGGACCTTTTAAAAATCTCGAAAGCGTCACAAATGTGCCGCTTCTGAAACACAAAAGTGCTGTCATTGTCTTCAACTCCATCCTCAACCCTCCGGAGAAGAAGGAGAAAAGAAAAGTAAAGATCCAGCTAGCCaagttcatcagaccagaggtggAAAGGACCTGGCTAGAG GAAGCAAATTCCATAGTGTCCATTGTGTGTGGAGTGAATAAAATAGCCTGGGCGCACATGGATCGTGGCATGAACGTGTTGGAGTGGAAACATGAGGATTGCCACAACTTTCTGAAGGGAACCTACATGGCTTCTGCCTACTTGGATGAC ATATCCAGTGTGGTATCCCACCTCCCCACAGCTGACTTCTTCGTTGTGGAAAAGACGTCCATCTCCCTTCAGAACACTGCCCTGTACCCAGTAATGGCTCACATGCGTACAGTGGAGGCTATGCTGTTCGCCCTGCTGGAGCCCCGCTACACCCAGCCTGACAACACTGCTCCACCCAAGGTGCTCAACATGATGCGCACCGCCGTCGGCCGCCATTTTGGCCTCATGGTGGGTGACTCCCGCACCAGCGGGGCCCAGGCGATGCAACAGATGATGACGGAGTCAGTGACTCAGAAGATTCCGAGGGTGACATTCCCTCACAACCTGTTGGTGAAATACAGGAATTCCTTCCAGATGGGCGGGCGGAGTCGGGGGGAGGAGCTGTGTGACGCCATGTTGCAGGCTGTAGCGTTTTACGAGCTGCTCAGTGAATCGAGTTAA